In the Triticum aestivum cultivar Chinese Spring chromosome 2B, IWGSC CS RefSeq v2.1, whole genome shotgun sequence genome, CTGCGAAAAATAATTTGTTTTGTTGCTGAATTGTAAATTTCAGGTGGATTGAAGGGGTTTGACAAGGTTGTGTGGGATGTTGTAGAGCGTAAAGATGGCGAGTACCCATCAATAACCTTTCAATATGAGAGCAAAGATGGCGAAGAAGGTAATGTGACCAACAACTTTGTTTATACTGCTGAATCCCATGGTTATGTCTGCCTATTCAAGCATGAATTGTTTCACAGGTTACCCTGGCGATGTAACCGTCAGAGCGATGTATTCTCTTCCGGAGGCTACCACTCTAAGACTTGACATGGAAGCTATACCAGCTAACAAAGCCACTCCAATCAGCTTGGCACAGCATACTTACTGGAACCTTGCAGGCCACAACTCTGGCAGCATCTTGGATCATTCGATCCAGATCTGGGCAAAGCACATCACTCCAGTCAATGAAAACACGATTCCTACCGGAGAAATAATGCCCGTCCAGGACACACCTTTTGATTTCACCACGGAGCACAAGATTGGAGACCGCATCAGCGATGTTCCTGGAGGGTATGACCATAACTATGTGTTGGACTCGGCCGATGAGAAGAATGGCTTGAAGCACGCAGCCAAGCTAAAGGACCCATCGAGCTCACGAACTCTGGACCTCTGGACCGATGCGCCTGGCATGCAGCTCTATACTGCAAACTATGTGAATGGCATCACGGGCAAAGGTGGAGCTGTTTACGGGAAGCATGCCGGAGTATGCTTGGAAACCCAGGGGTTCCCCAATGCCATCAACCAGCCCAATTTCCCGTCTGTGGTGGTGCAGCCTGGTGCGAAGTATAAGCACACCATGTTGTTTGAGTTCTCGGCATGATTAGAGATGCTGCCGGCAGCTTAAATGGCTGCAACTGCAATAGTTATAGAGTGGAATAAAACGACCAGAAGAAAAAAGTCAAGTTGTAGTaccaaacaaaaataaaaaaggtGTAGTGGCCAGAACTGAGTGACATTATCTCATTCAGAAAATCATGTTCAAGGGTGTCTTATATTTTGGTTGTGTATACTGTGACTGAGAAGAATTGTTCACATGCTTGCCAAAATATTGAAGGTCGTTTGCTTGATTTGCATGCTGAAGTGATTCTCTTGACATTTTACACGAAACGATCGGAGAGCTTACAAAGCTATTTAACTATGCAGCAAATAAATCTCAAAAGATTCCATTGACTTCAATGAACAATCTaatcataaagtgacaattcatcatgtcccaacaaacacaccacagattacatcgaattgatcccGGTAATGTGAGACGGCTCACAAGAACATGGTGttgaagatccaaaaagagagagagccatctagctactactatggactcgtaggtcctAATGAAATTACTCACATatcatcatggaggcagcaaggttgatgagccatttagctactactatggacccctAGGTCATAAtggaactagatgataccccgcgcgttgctgcgggaatcggTTGCAATCTATTTCACGTTGTTGCAGTAAATTATTGCTTTGATTCGCTTACAATGAAAATAATGCATTGCTGATATAGTAGCAAAATGGATAGTTCATTGTTGTAGAAAGCAGCAGCCAGAAGGAATCATAATGTGCAAAATGAGTATGCCACTGTTGCTTATTCTCACACATCGGTTTGCTACTGCAAGTACAAATATGATCTCAGAAAGAGCTACTACACTAATATTCCATAGTGAAAGCCATCAGATGATGGAACAAATTTGTGTTGGTGTCAATCCAGTCCTTTGAGATCATATTTAGCAAATGCATCACTACCTAGACATAAAAAATATAGAAAACACCATAATAATAAATAATGTAAAATATGGACTATATTCAAATTCCATTAACATCCTACAGATTTGGTTAATTGGAAGATATATATTACCCACCTCATTAAAAGTGTAGTAGTCTACTGTCTGTTAGTGATGCCTGTCTACGAACAACCCAATATCACCACCTATTCATATTCATATGGTCAAATAAAAGGAAATCAATGCTATGGTCCAGCCCCATACGACATAAAAATGTTACACAAATGTGGAGAACATACATGGAAAATTTATTTGCCTCCATATGTAGTCCTGCAAATCACATGAGAAGACTGTAATTTTACATAAATCTATTTATATGAATCTACATCAAACCTGACTGAGAAAAGGAGATGGCAAATCAAGATCAGCAAGATGACCAGCTGTACACCAACATAGGCAAACATTTAACTCAATAATCACCAAACAGATTATCCCAATTTGCCATGCCAAAACGTACAGCTTCATAAGAAAAGAGAGGTAGGCAATAACATAAACTGGGTATGAATTAGCCTGCCCAGAATGAAGAAAAAATATTATCCATAAGGTAAGAATATCATTTATCAATACTACCTGCAAAGCTTAGCATGTGAAACAAACTTTACTTCCAAAGTGCAACCTGTATAAGTAACAGTTCCGTCAGTTTAGGATGCAGGGCTGGAAAAATAATGTAAATAGTGGTATTAAAATAAGAGTTATTGAATTTTTTTTATCGTATAAGAGTTATTGAATTGAAGGTATTAATGTAGGCTCTTTTATTTGCGATAATTCAAGGCATAATGGAAATTggaaaatcaaagaacaaaaaggATCATGAACATGAAAATTAGATCTTCAACATGGATACCTGTTGTGTCGAGAGAAATATCATGGTTGTATGTTAAACCGAGAAAAAAAACTGCAGAGTAGAAGAGGAAGGAAGGCGTCAGACATGCGCATTGTGATGGGCGATTTTTAAGCTAGATGAGGGTGCGCACTTAAGAAATTAACTAAAATTGCCGAGGAGTAACTGCAGGGACAATAATTGCAGCGAATAAAATAGTAAGTTTCAGCGACCTGCTCCTTCCAATTCGGGGCCGTGACGGGGATGGCTTGCAGACCATGGTGGCGGCGGGAGACGCCGGCGTCCTGCTCATTCCTGAGGGCATCCTGCTGGATCCCGCACTAATTGGGGTCGCGATGGGGACACCACCGCGTCCAGAGCGTCCGATGTCGCGCCGCAAGGAGGACTCGGAGCCGAGGAACGGCATGAGGGAGCGGCTTTGACGACCGGCGTGGGGAGGCCGGCGGCAGGAAGAGGAGCCAGAGCACAACAACATCGCACCTGAAGGAGATGAGTCACGGTGGGGTTTTCAGTTTGGCTTGATGAAGGTGTACATGTAGAGGGATTTGGGTTTGCCTAGAAAGCGTTCgcggcagcggcgcggcggcggcggcgagggctccAATTTGTCCCGCCCAGCACATGTTCACGGCGGCAAGGGCTTCAACTCGCGTTGACTCGCTGGGAGCGAAATCAACGAATTTGGAGAAACAGTGCAGACACCCGATTGTTGTTGTGATGATGTGAATGGAGAAGATGGCGGAGGGAGAATCAGATCCCTCTACGGCTGATGAAGGTGGATGATTTTGCCCCCATCTATTTAATGTGCGTTTCTAGTGGGGAAGTCGAGAGTCACGGAGAGAAACGGGGAAGATGAGCAAACCAGGTAATTAAAGCAATACGTGCTGGGCTGTGTTTTGTTGGTAGATGCATGGACCGGCTGTTCATTTCTGCTTGCGCATGCTGTCAAGGAAGCAGCTGACGTGGCATGTGTGCTGAGTTGGAGTAGCTGCATGTTAAGAGAATAGGAAagagtggggagcaacttcttaagaatgatAGATTACTCACATATcgtcatggaggcagcaaggttgatgaagatggctccGACAATGGCTTCCCTCTCCGGCAGGTCACtctgtgcgttcggtttattcggtttgcatgattcggtttatacggtt is a window encoding:
- the LOC123044310 gene encoding galactose mutarotase; this encodes MAAEPEICVLSNGRITANIASWGATITSLLVPDAQGDLADVVLGFDTLEPYLKGMAPYFGCIVGRVANRIKNGKFDLNGVEYSLPINNVPNSLHGGLKGFDKVVWDVVERKDGEYPSITFQYESKDGEEGYPGDVTVRAMYSLPEATTLRLDMEAIPANKATPISLAQHTYWNLAGHNSGSILDHSIQIWAKHITPVNENTIPTGEIMPVQDTPFDFTTEHKIGDRISDVPGGYDHNYVLDSADEKNGLKHAAKLKDPSSSRTLDLWTDAPGMQLYTANYVNGITGKGGAVYGKHAGVCLETQGFPNAINQPNFPSVVVQPGAKYKHTMLFEFSA